From one Desulfobaculum bizertense DSM 18034 genomic stretch:
- a CDS encoding TRAP transporter substrate-binding protein, whose translation MKRIFLNLLCVAFFCALLCGTVSSAQAATVIKLGLVTPPGSAQNITAEKFAELLHDRSAGKYEVKIFHSGSLGTETEILQQVQMGAVEMAIVTLGPFDTFVPQVKVVSFPFLFRDYAQVDSVLYGPLGDEVLALLSRAGFQGLSFSENGFRNLTNDLRPVHSVADVKGLKIRVMESTLHKELWRTLGANPTPMGWPIYSELQQGTIDGQENPLWVTWTSRLYEVQKYLSLTGHVYSAHIDIANLGWYKNLPQDDQQLLRSCMKDASVYQRDWNRTQLADFLAKLKKAGMIVDEHPDVESFRSAVLPLKDLPMYQEPETKALLEKFLAATQSAS comes from the coding sequence ATGAAACGGATATTTTTAAATCTCCTTTGTGTCGCGTTTTTTTGTGCGTTGCTCTGCGGGACTGTGAGTTCGGCGCAGGCTGCAACGGTCATCAAGCTTGGGCTGGTTACACCGCCAGGTTCGGCCCAGAACATCACGGCAGAAAAATTTGCCGAGCTGTTGCATGATCGCTCTGCGGGCAAGTATGAGGTGAAGATTTTTCACAGCGGCTCGCTCGGAACTGAAACTGAGATCTTACAGCAGGTGCAGATGGGGGCCGTGGAAATGGCCATTGTTACGCTTGGCCCCTTTGACACCTTTGTGCCGCAGGTCAAGGTCGTGAGCTTTCCCTTTTTGTTCAGGGACTATGCACAGGTTGACTCGGTTTTGTATGGCCCGCTGGGCGACGAAGTCCTGGCTTTGCTCTCCCGTGCAGGATTTCAGGGACTGTCCTTTTCCGAGAATGGGTTTCGGAACCTGACAAACGATCTGCGCCCCGTGCATTCTGTCGCTGACGTCAAGGGACTCAAGATTCGCGTTATGGAGTCCACCCTGCACAAGGAACTCTGGCGCACGCTTGGTGCGAACCCCACCCCGATGGGGTGGCCCATTTATTCTGAATTGCAGCAGGGCACCATTGATGGACAAGAGAATCCTTTATGGGTGACATGGACCTCCCGGCTCTACGAGGTGCAGAAGTATTTGAGCCTTACCGGCCACGTCTATTCTGCTCATATTGATATCGCGAACCTTGGCTGGTACAAGAATCTGCCCCAAGACGATCAGCAGCTTCTCCGCTCCTGCATGAAGGATGCGTCCGTGTATCAGCGGGACTGGAACAGAACTCAGCTTGCTGATTTTCTTGCCAAATTGAAAAAAGCTGGGATGATTGTTGATGAGCATCCAGACGTGGAGTCATTTCGCTCTGCGGTCCTGCCCCTCAAGGATCTTCCTATGTATCAGGAGCCTGAAACCAAGGCTCTTCTTGAGAAGTTTCTCGCGGCAACGCAGAGTGCTTCCTAG
- a CDS encoding hybrid sensor histidine kinase/response regulator — MDDTHRGAVLLVDDNPIICQSLAFMLEDEGFTHIFQAFTAEDALALVQEHRLELAFMDVRLKDANGLELAKDIREICPQLDIVFMSGAGSRAELLEAVQIGAVDYLLKPFSPELLSLTLDRFTKRRALTRRVHAAEHRLGEILKNIPLLVFQLDKNFQLRFINDACKHVLGESVPTTPDTSDWFMQHVHPEERERISELLRTALHSETPRTAECRLIHHNGAEVYGYIKTLPALPSELNGQEPLVDGIFIDISERVNQERSTVQQEKLKTVDAISSEMAHELRNPLMTIGGFARRLLLRFPDLHEAQIILRESERLEHLLDRIKSYLQKEQAENLQKVSVRDVLERSIHNRILQLEGAGLTLDIAHAPDLPSAIADPQGLQHVLEIMLGDASQSLMDAGTLVIRTQGTQDRVDLTFSYALEDLRHISPERLYLPFDEGGFGLPQCTTLIRGMCGVMRMERKEGNVVFTISLPAETEKKHAEPTT; from the coding sequence ATGGATGACACACATCGGGGCGCAGTGCTCCTTGTTGATGACAACCCTATCATCTGCCAGTCTTTGGCTTTTATGCTGGAAGACGAGGGTTTCACCCACATCTTTCAGGCCTTCACTGCCGAGGACGCGCTTGCTCTTGTTCAGGAACACCGTCTTGAACTCGCCTTTATGGATGTCCGGCTCAAAGATGCCAACGGCCTTGAGCTGGCCAAAGATATTCGGGAAATCTGCCCACAGCTTGATATTGTGTTTATGAGCGGTGCAGGCAGCCGGGCCGAACTCCTTGAAGCTGTTCAGATTGGGGCGGTGGACTACCTGCTCAAACCCTTCTCTCCAGAACTGCTGAGCCTCACCCTGGACCGTTTCACCAAGCGCCGCGCTCTGACCCGGCGGGTTCATGCTGCTGAGCATCGCCTTGGTGAAATTCTCAAAAACATCCCTTTGCTCGTCTTCCAGCTCGACAAAAATTTCCAGCTACGGTTTATCAATGACGCCTGCAAGCACGTTCTGGGAGAAAGCGTTCCCACGACCCCAGACACCAGTGACTGGTTTATGCAGCACGTGCACCCAGAAGAGCGCGAACGAATTTCTGAACTCCTCCGTACGGCCCTGCACTCCGAGACACCGCGCACAGCCGAGTGTCGCCTCATCCACCACAACGGTGCAGAGGTTTACGGCTACATCAAGACCCTGCCAGCGCTCCCCTCAGAGCTGAATGGACAGGAACCACTTGTTGACGGAATTTTCATTGATATTTCTGAACGGGTGAATCAGGAGCGCAGTACCGTACAGCAGGAAAAGCTCAAAACCGTAGACGCTATTTCCTCAGAAATGGCCCACGAACTTCGCAACCCGCTGATGACCATTGGCGGTTTTGCCCGGCGGCTTCTGCTCCGCTTCCCAGACCTGCACGAAGCGCAAATTATTCTTCGGGAATCAGAACGCCTAGAGCACCTTCTGGACCGGATTAAAAGCTATCTGCAAAAAGAACAGGCCGAAAACCTGCAAAAAGTTTCTGTCCGCGACGTGCTTGAACGGAGTATTCACAACCGCATTCTCCAGCTGGAAGGTGCCGGGCTGACGCTCGACATTGCACATGCCCCAGACCTGCCCTCCGCGATTGCCGATCCGCAGGGCCTCCAGCATGTCCTGGAAATCATGCTTGGAGATGCCAGCCAGTCGCTCATGGATGCCGGAACGCTCGTTATTCGAACGCAGGGAACACAGGACCGAGTGGACCTCACTTTTTCCTATGCACTGGAAGATTTGCGCCACATCAGCCCGGAGCGGCTCTACCTGCCCTTTGATGAAGGTGGTTTTGGACTACCGCAGTGTACAACGCTCATTCGCGGAATGTGTGGTGTGATGCGGATGGAACGAAAAGAAGGGAATGTGGTTTTTACCATTTCACTCCCCGCAGAGACAGAAAAAAAACACGCAGAACCGACCACTTGA
- a CDS encoding TRAP transporter large permease produces MTTLLLLLLATLFLLNVPIAMAIGAATMLVFALSGPTNLMVAVSRMYAGADSFPLMAVPLFMIAGQVMEAGGISRRLVAFAESLVGWLPGGLAAVSIVSSMFFGGISGSAAADTAAVGGMLIPAMARNGYPRGFAGAVQAAGGSIGVIIPPSIPMIVFGYLTGASIGKLFAAGILPGVLMGLSLIGMTVLLAKRQGLAAVTAPEPFSARKILSTGRRAVFALGAPAIILGGILGGVFTATESAAVAVIYALFIGFVVHRELRLKALPKLFINASITAGVTMFIITQATAFSWLLTIEQIPQSISAELLSFAHSPVALLLLLNLILIIAGTFVETTAALILLVPVMTPLLPSLGIDLIHLGAIVVTNLAIGMLTPPMGICLIVSCGIANTRLADISLRVLPFLLVLLVDLLLISFWSPLTTWLPALTG; encoded by the coding sequence ATGACCACGCTTTTGCTTCTTTTACTCGCCACGCTTTTTCTGCTGAATGTTCCCATTGCCATGGCCATTGGCGCAGCCACCATGCTTGTCTTTGCCCTGAGTGGCCCGACAAATCTTATGGTTGCCGTAAGCCGCATGTATGCAGGGGCTGATTCTTTCCCGCTTATGGCTGTTCCGCTCTTTATGATTGCCGGTCAGGTTATGGAGGCTGGGGGCATATCACGCCGCCTTGTGGCCTTTGCAGAATCTCTTGTCGGCTGGCTCCCCGGCGGACTGGCGGCAGTCTCCATTGTCTCGTCCATGTTCTTTGGTGGAATTTCAGGATCTGCCGCCGCAGACACGGCCGCAGTTGGCGGAATGCTCATCCCTGCAATGGCCCGCAACGGCTACCCACGCGGCTTTGCTGGAGCCGTACAGGCCGCTGGCGGTTCTATCGGCGTCATTATTCCCCCAAGCATCCCTATGATTGTGTTTGGTTACCTTACCGGCGCCAGCATAGGGAAACTCTTTGCTGCGGGGATCCTGCCGGGAGTGCTCATGGGACTTTCACTCATTGGCATGACAGTGCTTCTCGCCAAGCGGCAGGGACTGGCCGCTGTCACCGCACCTGAACCTTTTTCTGCCCGCAAAATCCTCAGCACAGGCCGCAGGGCAGTCTTTGCCCTTGGTGCTCCGGCCATTATTCTTGGTGGCATTCTTGGCGGAGTTTTTACAGCAACGGAATCCGCTGCCGTAGCCGTTATCTATGCCCTGTTTATTGGCTTTGTGGTCCATCGGGAACTGCGCCTCAAAGCGCTCCCCAAACTCTTTATCAACGCCTCCATCACCGCAGGCGTCACCATGTTTATCATCACGCAGGCCACGGCATTTTCCTGGCTGCTGACCATTGAACAAATTCCCCAGAGTATCAGCGCAGAACTCCTCAGCTTTGCACATTCTCCAGTTGCTCTGCTCCTGCTCCTGAACCTCATCCTCATTATTGCAGGAACATTCGTCGAAACCACAGCAGCCCTTATCCTGCTTGTTCCAGTCATGACGCCGCTCCTTCCCAGCCTTGGCATAGACCTGATTCACCTTGGCGCTATTGTTGTCACCAACCTCGCCATTGGCATGCTCACCCCGCCTATGGGCATTTGCCTGATTGTGTCCTGTGGCATTGCGAACACAAGGCTTGCAGACATCAGCCTTCGGGTTCTGCCCTTCCTGCTGGTGCTCCTCGTGGACCTGCTGCTTATCTCATTCTGGTCGCCACTCACCACCTGGCTTCCAGCCCTAACAGGATAA
- a CDS encoding tetratricopeptide repeat protein: MSIYPQILGIYSRKTESQIGLGTTQDHHHSKTYWYAVRKGDNQFCVQPLNARHVPSRPKTTLNKADFLMVFEPEPNYYEHHTAPALRSLVAKIQDGKENYKLGNLDAAERAFLKALLIDEDNVEANFGLGHIYIDKKQYKKLENALRHLLHMDETFDEECRQSFNTFGIALRKNGLHKEALRYYQRALEFNLFDENLHFNIARVFFELKNKEKCLDHVQKALTLAPDLVPAQKLLKYVHKYGVERESVSS; the protein is encoded by the coding sequence ATGTCGATTTATCCACAGATACTTGGAATATACTCTCGTAAGACTGAGTCGCAGATTGGTCTTGGAACAACACAGGATCATCATCACAGCAAAACGTACTGGTATGCTGTACGCAAAGGGGACAACCAATTTTGTGTCCAGCCCCTGAACGCTCGTCATGTTCCATCCCGGCCCAAAACGACCCTGAACAAAGCTGATTTTCTCATGGTCTTTGAGCCTGAGCCGAACTATTACGAACATCACACAGCCCCTGCCCTGCGCTCACTTGTCGCCAAAATTCAGGACGGCAAAGAGAACTACAAGCTGGGTAATCTGGATGCCGCTGAGCGCGCATTCCTCAAAGCGCTGCTCATAGATGAAGACAATGTCGAAGCCAACTTTGGACTTGGGCATATCTACATCGACAAAAAGCAGTACAAAAAGCTCGAAAATGCACTCAGGCATCTGCTGCACATGGATGAAACTTTTGATGAGGAGTGTCGTCAGAGCTTCAATACCTTTGGCATTGCCCTACGCAAAAACGGACTGCACAAAGAAGCCCTGCGCTACTATCAGCGAGCGCTTGAGTTCAATCTCTTTGACGAAAATCTTCACTTCAATATCGCCAGAGTCTTTTTTGAACTCAAAAACAAGGAAAAGTGTCTCGACCACGTCCAAAAGGCCCTGACCCTTGCGCCTGACCTTGTGCCTGCTCAGAAGCTTCTGAAATACGTTCACAAATATGGCGTTGAACGTGAAAGCGTCAGCTCCTGA
- a CDS encoding bacteriohemerythrin: MSAKICWKDEYGLGVECIDEQHRQLVHFIRLMQDAYAKQDIHFLQKAVQDFSSLTEKHFKTEEQYMTRYAYPELEEHVEVHMECKLKAADFLSDGLFDGDMDVFRRLLAYASTWFITHISTADARFCAFMKQQMESEPLT; encoded by the coding sequence ATGTCTGCAAAAATATGCTGGAAGGATGAATATGGTCTTGGTGTGGAGTGTATAGACGAACAGCATCGGCAGCTGGTACATTTTATTCGCCTGATGCAGGACGCTTACGCAAAGCAGGATATTCATTTTTTGCAAAAAGCAGTGCAGGATTTTTCGTCTCTTACGGAAAAACACTTCAAAACCGAAGAACAGTATATGACGAGATATGCCTACCCTGAGCTTGAGGAGCACGTTGAGGTGCATATGGAATGCAAGCTCAAGGCTGCGGACTTTTTGTCCGACGGGCTTTTTGATGGGGATATGGATGTGTTTCGCCGTCTGCTTGCCTATGCAAGCACCTGGTTCATCACCCATATCTCAACGGCAGATGCGCGCTTTTGCGCTTTTATGAAACAGCAGATGGAGAGCGAGCCGCTGACATGA
- a CDS encoding FAD-dependent oxidoreductase: MMKGMNYALFRSAPAASNGRRVAIVGAGPSGLAAAGYLCCQGYHVEVFDKLPKAGGLLYYGIPDFRLPVERTAKAAERLQNEYGVVFHPCVKVVAADETGHDEGDELVQETVVLDALRQDFDAVLLCTGSWRSRKLNIPGEDLPEVLSGLEFLFPLRGKSSGADVTRSDVKGKRVAVIGAGLSAVDAADCALRGDAETVYMLYRRTSNEAPAGPYEIALLQDRGLIWKELAMPSQVLGEEHVCGLEFIQCSLGDPDASGRRSPVPMDCAPEVLDVDIVIPAVGEVPTVPDADHTELMKVRRQATAWPRMTPLDGVFLAGDALNGPSKIGWAVTSGLEAARSLEEWLDWTAEN; this comes from the coding sequence ATGATGAAAGGCATGAACTATGCGCTGTTTCGCAGCGCACCGGCAGCGTCCAATGGACGCCGGGTCGCCATTGTTGGGGCTGGACCCTCCGGACTTGCCGCTGCTGGGTATCTCTGTTGTCAGGGGTACCATGTAGAAGTCTTTGACAAACTGCCAAAGGCTGGTGGGCTGCTGTATTATGGAATTCCGGATTTTCGCTTGCCGGTTGAACGTACCGCAAAGGCCGCTGAGCGTCTTCAGAACGAATATGGGGTTGTTTTTCACCCGTGCGTGAAGGTCGTCGCTGCTGACGAAACCGGACACGATGAAGGTGATGAACTCGTTCAGGAGACCGTTGTGCTTGATGCGCTTCGTCAGGATTTTGATGCCGTGCTCCTGTGCACTGGCTCCTGGCGTTCACGCAAACTCAATATTCCCGGCGAAGATTTGCCGGAAGTCCTGTCTGGGCTTGAGTTCCTGTTCCCTCTTCGAGGCAAGTCCTCTGGGGCAGATGTCACTCGTTCAGACGTCAAGGGAAAACGGGTTGCTGTTATCGGTGCCGGACTCTCTGCTGTCGATGCTGCGGACTGCGCCCTGCGTGGCGATGCCGAGACCGTGTATATGCTGTACCGCCGAACGAGCAATGAAGCTCCGGCTGGCCCGTATGAAATTGCTTTGCTTCAGGACCGCGGACTGATTTGGAAAGAACTCGCTATGCCGTCACAGGTGCTCGGTGAAGAGCATGTCTGCGGGCTTGAGTTCATCCAGTGCAGTTTGGGTGACCCTGATGCTTCGGGACGTCGGAGTCCCGTGCCGATGGACTGTGCGCCAGAAGTTTTGGATGTGGATATTGTTATTCCTGCCGTGGGTGAGGTGCCTACCGTGCCGGATGCAGATCATACCGAACTGATGAAAGTACGCCGTCAGGCAACCGCATGGCCGCGCATGACCCCGCTTGACGGTGTGTTTCTTGCCGGTGATGCCCTGAACGGTCCAAGCAAGATTGGCTGGGCTGTGACCAGCGGGCTGGAAGCTGCCCGCTCCCTTGAAGAGTGGCTGGACTGGACTGCCGAAAACTAG
- a CDS encoding TRAP transporter small permease: MNGLFKTAAILSRIAEKLGELLLLLCGVGMVCDISLQVFFRYVLNDSLFWSEELGRILLVWLTFFGASVAYKRGAHIGVDVLVSRFSAPVQRILRVFSHLVCLCFFAVILFYGTQFLGFLKFQSTTTLGISKQLPFLTVPVSAAFLLLHGLYFLLRDLRGKQA; encoded by the coding sequence ATGAATGGTTTATTTAAAACAGCTGCCATCTTGAGCCGCATTGCAGAAAAACTCGGCGAGCTTCTGCTTCTGCTCTGCGGTGTTGGGATGGTGTGTGATATCAGCTTGCAGGTCTTCTTCCGCTACGTGCTAAATGATTCGCTTTTCTGGTCGGAAGAGCTAGGCCGAATTCTTCTTGTCTGGCTGACGTTTTTTGGCGCAAGTGTGGCGTACAAACGTGGTGCGCACATCGGTGTCGACGTGCTTGTTTCCCGCTTCTCTGCCCCTGTCCAGCGAATCCTGCGTGTTTTCTCGCATCTAGTCTGCCTCTGCTTTTTTGCTGTCATCCTGTTTTATGGCACCCAGTTTCTGGGTTTCCTTAAATTTCAGAGCACGACAACACTCGGCATCAGCAAACAGCTCCCTTTTTTGACTGTTCCAGTCAGCGCGGCTTTCCTGCTACTCCACGGGCTGTATTTTCTGCTGCGTGACCTGCGAGGCAAACAGGCATGA
- a CDS encoding sensor histidine kinase, giving the protein MGKDTCQKGCLPPSFCPENTCAPSFSVIITLAIFLTLAMTTVYFLLQQEQRSKVEGAAAIVASLAQDITQTSMVPEELPLLQPTLERLHRASGNVTEIHILAPNKRGKLIYVASTDQKELGEQAEKNERNVFQTGERASWSDADGNVRHSSIALPIYGTGAEPIAALVFSSISPDVSSTVLLYMGVTVFLFFLVVSLYSVQQRRIRRERRLRKSGEKALREKTQELYKIMDLAPVCIFAKDKDSRFLLANETLADLYGLTHRDVVGRLQSELEGPTDEQVTRLVDTDRDVIRSGQQEVTMEQNFRRSDGRVIRLETTKIPFTFDGRKAVLGVSVDITKRKKLEAELKEHSGQLEQKVEARMIQLRESNEKLRKEILERQTMQTRVERSLKEKESLLQEIHHRVMNNLQVISGLLDMSQRQAELPETKNVLRDVGAKIQSISLVHTQLYKSERFDSIDLSSYVEELGQSLVSLYAMPHVTILYDLQELLFPLETASPCALALNELLANALKHAFSDRASGEIRVELKAEGTEGEIRVEDNGNGLPEGFSLGKHASVGLKLLDNIVTYQLRGKLLIQNREEGGTRAIIVFPLPEVMQGNGEKQAGEMKIM; this is encoded by the coding sequence ATGGGAAAAGATACATGTCAAAAAGGGTGCCTCCCGCCTTCATTTTGTCCTGAGAATACATGCGCACCGAGCTTTTCTGTAATTATTACGCTGGCGATATTCCTGACGCTGGCAATGACGACAGTGTATTTTTTGTTGCAGCAGGAGCAGCGGAGCAAGGTTGAGGGGGCGGCGGCTATTGTGGCGAGCCTTGCGCAAGACATCACACAAACATCTATGGTTCCAGAGGAGCTGCCACTATTGCAGCCCACCCTTGAGAGACTGCATAGAGCGAGCGGTAACGTCACGGAAATCCATATTCTGGCACCCAATAAACGCGGAAAGCTCATTTATGTTGCTTCAACAGACCAGAAAGAGCTGGGGGAGCAGGCGGAAAAGAACGAGCGAAACGTGTTTCAGACTGGAGAACGGGCAAGCTGGTCTGACGCAGATGGAAACGTCCGGCATTCCAGTATTGCTTTGCCTATTTATGGTACGGGTGCAGAACCCATTGCCGCTCTTGTTTTTAGTTCAATATCTCCAGACGTTTCATCGACTGTGCTCCTGTATATGGGAGTTACGGTCTTTTTGTTTTTTCTTGTGGTTTCTTTGTATAGCGTGCAACAGCGGCGTATCCGCCGTGAGCGACGGTTGAGAAAGTCGGGAGAAAAGGCGCTGCGGGAAAAAACACAGGAGCTGTATAAAATTATGGATCTTGCTCCGGTGTGTATCTTTGCAAAAGATAAAGACAGTCGGTTCTTGCTGGCGAACGAAACGCTGGCAGATCTGTATGGCCTGACGCACCGGGATGTGGTGGGGCGGCTCCAGTCCGAGCTTGAAGGGCCGACAGATGAACAGGTGACGCGACTTGTTGATACTGATCGCGATGTGATCCGTTCGGGGCAGCAGGAAGTCACAATGGAGCAAAATTTTCGCCGTTCAGATGGCCGGGTTATTCGACTTGAGACAACGAAGATTCCGTTTACCTTTGATGGGAGAAAAGCCGTACTCGGTGTTTCTGTAGATATAACCAAGCGGAAGAAGCTTGAGGCAGAGCTGAAAGAGCACTCCGGACAGCTTGAGCAAAAGGTTGAAGCGCGAATGATTCAGCTTCGGGAGTCGAATGAAAAGCTGCGAAAGGAAATTTTGGAACGGCAAACAATGCAGACCCGTGTTGAGCGCTCGTTGAAAGAAAAGGAAAGCCTTTTGCAGGAAATTCACCACCGGGTCATGAACAACCTGCAAGTGATTTCTGGTCTTTTGGATATGTCTCAGCGACAGGCTGAGCTGCCAGAAACAAAAAATGTGCTGCGGGATGTTGGGGCAAAGATTCAGAGTATAAGCCTTGTGCATACCCAGCTGTATAAGAGTGAGCGCTTTGATTCCATAGACTTGTCCAGCTATGTCGAGGAACTGGGGCAAAGCCTTGTGTCGCTGTATGCCATGCCACATGTCACCATTCTTTATGATTTGCAGGAGCTGCTTTTCCCTCTGGAGACGGCGAGTCCCTGTGCACTTGCACTCAATGAGCTGCTTGCCAATGCTTTGAAACATGCCTTTAGCGACCGGGCTTCTGGTGAAATACGAGTAGAACTGAAAGCCGAAGGAACGGAGGGAGAGATTCGGGTGGAAGATAACGGAAACGGGCTTCCTGAGGGCTTTTCCTTGGGAAAACATGCGAGCGTTGGCCTGAAACTTCTTGATAATATTGTCACGTATCAGCTGCGGGGAAAACTCCTGATTCAGAACCGGGAAGAAGGTGGGACGCGGGCGATTATCGTTTTTCCGTTGCCAGAAGTCATGCAGGGAAATGGAGAGAAACAGGCTGGAGAAATGAAGATTATGTAG
- a CDS encoding MTH1187 family thiamine-binding protein, whose translation MSVMAELTIFPMDKGVHLSPFVARAVAIIEKSGLVCSFGPMGTIIEGDWDEVMAVVSACFKDLEQDSERISLNLKVDYNKGDASRMTQKLESVRTKMAGSAD comes from the coding sequence ATGAGTGTTATGGCAGAATTGACGATTTTCCCAATGGACAAAGGCGTGCATCTGAGTCCTTTCGTTGCCCGTGCGGTAGCCATTATTGAAAAGAGCGGTCTGGTCTGTTCTTTTGGCCCAATGGGCACCATCATAGAAGGGGACTGGGACGAGGTTATGGCAGTTGTCTCTGCCTGTTTCAAAGATTTGGAGCAGGACAGCGAGCGCATTAGCCTGAATCTGAAAGTGGATTACAATAAGGGCGATGCGTCCAGAATGACGCAGAAGCTTGAGTCTGTGCGGACGAAAATGGCGGGTTCCGCAGACTAG
- a CDS encoding MFS transporter, with protein sequence MTQPVSGFNKIYRHKELQMIFCVTLTAVMGVSSIAPALPKMLSAMDVTPGHAWWLVSAFTLPGVVLTPVMGILADRIGRKIVLVPSLLCFALFGALCGLSSSLPILLFFRFMQGVGAAALGSMNVTLISDLYTGKQRMEAMGLNASVLALGTTIYPFLGGALAMFGWQFPFLLPLLAAPLAFFIMKYLDVVQPASNGKFMEYMKNALRQMRNPEPLGLFATTIATFIILYGVIISYLPIYLHEHFGASSFGTGLVIASSSLVSALVSSQLARLATRFNPKALLISAFCFYALSAFLIPLMPSELTMVIPVMIFGLAQALNIPNVHTMLANLAPPEQRGAFMALNGMVLRLGQTLGPLIMGGAYALFGLRGVFYFSGCLALAVGVGVFYLVICRKA encoded by the coding sequence ATGACTCAGCCCGTTTCCGGCTTCAACAAAATTTATCGGCACAAAGAATTACAAATGATTTTTTGTGTGACTCTGACTGCGGTCATGGGCGTTTCCAGTATCGCTCCCGCGCTCCCAAAGATGCTTTCCGCCATGGATGTCACTCCCGGGCACGCGTGGTGGCTGGTCTCGGCTTTCACTCTTCCCGGTGTTGTTTTGACTCCCGTGATGGGCATTCTCGCCGACCGCATTGGGCGGAAGATTGTACTTGTTCCTTCGCTTCTGTGTTTTGCGCTGTTTGGGGCGCTTTGTGGACTGAGTTCCAGCCTCCCCATTCTGCTCTTTTTTCGGTTTATGCAGGGCGTTGGTGCTGCGGCCCTCGGATCCATGAATGTGACGCTCATTAGTGATCTCTACACCGGGAAGCAGCGCATGGAGGCTATGGGACTGAATGCCAGTGTTCTCGCCCTCGGCACCACGATTTATCCTTTTCTTGGTGGTGCGCTCGCGATGTTTGGCTGGCAGTTCCCTTTTCTTTTGCCGCTTCTCGCCGCGCCTCTTGCCTTTTTCATTATGAAGTACCTTGACGTGGTGCAGCCTGCGAGCAACGGGAAGTTCATGGAGTACATGAAGAACGCCTTGCGTCAGATGCGCAACCCAGAGCCTCTCGGGCTTTTTGCTACGACCATTGCGACCTTCATTATTTTATATGGCGTTATCATTTCCTATCTCCCCATTTATCTTCATGAGCATTTCGGGGCGTCTTCTTTTGGAACAGGTCTCGTCATTGCCTCGTCCAGCCTTGTCTCTGCGCTCGTCTCTTCTCAGCTTGCGCGGCTTGCCACTCGTTTTAATCCCAAAGCTCTTTTGATTTCCGCCTTCTGTTTTTATGCGCTATCCGCCTTTCTCATTCCGCTTATGCCCAGTGAGTTAACAATGGTTATCCCCGTGATGATTTTTGGGCTTGCGCAGGCTCTCAATATCCCCAACGTTCACACCATGCTCGCCAACCTTGCGCCGCCTGAGCAGCGCGGTGCGTTTATGGCCCTTAACGGTATGGTACTCCGCTTGGGGCAGACGCTCGGTCCCCTTATCATGGGTGGTGCCTATGCGCTCTTCGGGTTGCGTGGAGTGTTTTATTTCTCAGGTTGTCTCGCCCTCGCCGTCGGTGTTGGCGTTTTCTATCTCGTGATCTGTCGCAAAGCGTAG
- a CDS encoding 4Fe-4S dicluster domain-containing protein, with translation MSDKKQPVLKKYVDYSRCIGCESCEAICKFLHGTPRIQMTQTDEGLAFPLYCHHCTNPQCVKACPSGAITRDHNGVVLHNPSLCRGCRSMKCMDACPFMAMYHAGGVVPVTKCDLCAERRRKGLGPACEEVCPAEAIRLVTEEELKELRSSRSMAAQKLVMKQIRQMRGK, from the coding sequence ATGTCAGACAAAAAACAGCCCGTCCTCAAAAAGTACGTGGATTATTCCCGCTGCATTGGCTGTGAATCCTGTGAGGCTATCTGCAAGTTTTTGCATGGTACCCCCCGAATTCAGATGACCCAGACAGACGAAGGTCTTGCTTTCCCCCTGTACTGTCATCACTGCACCAACCCGCAGTGCGTCAAGGCGTGTCCCTCTGGGGCCATTACCCGTGACCATAACGGGGTTGTCTTGCACAATCCCTCGCTGTGCCGAGGCTGCCGCTCCATGAAGTGCATGGATGCCTGTCCGTTTATGGCCATGTATCATGCTGGTGGTGTGGTGCCTGTGACCAAGTGTGACCTCTGTGCCGAGCGTCGGCGCAAGGGACTTGGCCCGGCCTGCGAAGAGGTCTGCCCGGCCGAGGCAATTCGCCTTGTGACTGAGGAAGAACTCAAGGAGCTGCGAAGCTCGCGAAGTATGGCTGCGCAAAAACTGGTGATGAAGCAGATTCGCCAGATGCGGGGCAAATAG